The Fimbriimonadia bacterium region CCCTCACCAACTCTAACGGCTGGCCGCAGGCAGATCCTATGAACACACGTTCACCGGGACGGATGTGGGAGACCGCCTGCTCGGCCGTGCGGATCTGGCTCTTGTACTTGACTTGCCACTCCGGATCGTAGCTGACCTGCTTCTCGTGGTTCATGATCATTCCCCTAACTTAAGAGTGATCCTGGCGTCCGCGGCGATGGGCTCCATTCCCACTGGACCGGTGATAAGCGGGTTGATGTCCATCTCCTCGATCTGCGGGAAGTCCGTGACGAGCTGACTGATTCGTTGGAGTGCGGCAGCAATCGCATTGATATCCACGCGAGCCTGGCCCCGCGCGCCTTGCAGCAGCGCTGCCGAGCGTGTGCTCATCAGCATCTGCACCGCTTCGTCCGCCGTGATGGGTGCAAGGTGGAAGGTTACATCCTTCATAACTTCGACGAAGATGCCGCCGAGTCCGAACATCAGCATCGGACCGAACTGCGGATCTCGGGTGACACCGATGATCACCTCGCGGCCGGGCTTGCACATCTCCTCGACATAGACACCGTCCAGTCTGGCATCCGGCATGCGCTTGCCGATTCGGAGCATCATCAGCTCGTAAGCATCCCGCACGTCGTCCGGGGTATTCAGACGCAGCTTGACACCACCTATGTCCGATTTGTGGATGATATCCGGTGAGTGGATCTTCATGGCGACGGGATAGCCGATCAGGGTAGCTACCTCTACGGCCTCTTCCACCGAGTATGCGACCCGTCCCTTTGGCACGTTGAAGTCATAGGCGCGCAAGATGTCTTTGGCGTCCGCCTCGCCTACCTGAGTGCGGTGCAGTCGGTTGTGACGCGTAATGATGCGCTCCACTCTGCGTCGGTTGACGGGGAAGCGCGCTAGCACCCTCGGGGGCCTGCGCCGCCATGCGGCGTAGTCAACCATGGCACGCAGTGCATCCACCGCTCGTTCGGGTGAAGTGAAATCCGGCAGGTTGTGCGCAACTAGCTCCGCCCGCCCGGGCATCACGTCCGCGCCTCCCATGAATACCGCAAGAACGGGCTTCTCGCCGCGAACGCAGCCAGCGATCGCACGAGCGGTGTCTGCCGCCCGAGTCATCGCTTGCGGGGTCAGGATAGTCACGATGGCGTCCACTGCGTCATCGTCCTGCGCGGCGTTCACGGCCATCGCGTAGCGCTCCGGGTCGGCATCGCCGAGAACGTCTATGGGATTACCGACGCTGGCCGCTGCAGGAAGCTTCTCTCGCAACGCCTCCGCGGCTTCTTCGAGCGGTCCGACCTGCATCCCCGCGCTCTCCGCAGCATCGGCGGCCATGATGCCGGGGCCTCCTGCGTTCGTCACGATGGCCACGCGGTTGCCCTTGGGCAGCGGCTGCATGGCAAAGGCGGTCGCGTAGTCCATCAACTGCTCGAAGGAGTCCGCGCGGATGACACCCGCCCGACGAAAAGCTGCCCCGTATGCAATGTCCGCTCCGGCCAGGCTGCCAGTGTGCGAAGAAGCAGCCTTCGCGCCGGCTTGCGTGGTACCCACTTTCAGGATCACGACGGGCTTCACCGAGGCGACGTTCTCGGCAACTCGGATGAATTGGTTGCCGTCCGTGATGCTCTCCAGGTAGAGCACGATGACCTTAGTATCCGGATCGTCGGCGAGAGCGGCCAGGAAATCAGTCTCGGTCAAATCGGCTTTGTTGCCCATGCTGATCAGCTTGGACAGACCCAGCAGCCTCCCGGCGGCCCAATCCAGGATGGCCGTACACAGCGCGCCGGATTGCGAGACGACGGAGATCCCCCCCGTGAGTGGCATCTGGGTAGCGAAGGAAGCGTTTAGCTTGTGGTGCGTGTTGATCAGGCCCAGGCAGTTCGGCCCCATCACCCGAACGCCGCGCGAGGTGCAGTAGGTGGCGATCTCGTGCTCCAGCTTGGCCCCATCGGCGCCCGTCTCGCGGAATCCGGCGGTGATGATAATAATTGCTTGTGCGCCCGCCTGCACCGACGCTTCGACGGCAGCCTTCACCGCAGGCGTCGGTACTGCGACCACGCTCAACTCGATGGGCTCGCCGTAGCTCTTGAGGTCCGGGTAACACCGGAACCCACAGACCTCGTCCGCGCTGGGGTTGACGGGTACGACCGGCCCTTCGAACTCACCCTTCCTCAGGTTGTCCACAATCGCGTAGCCGACCTTGCCGGGGGTACGCGATGCGCCGATCACTGCGACCGATTTCGGTGTGAGCAAAGCCTCTAACATCGCCTGCAGTCCTTTCCAGATGGCTGGGTGTCTACAGCGGGTCGGCGACTCCAGTCTTACATCCGAACTCACCGGTCCACTTCGGCCCTGCCCATTGCTAGGTCCGTCCGCTCACACCCATCGCCTCGGGTACGTTACCCTATGCAGTAGCCTCGACTGAGCTTGGCATAGGGCCCTTTGAGCAATTTGGCACAAGCGAAGTCGCACCCGGAACGGGGAGCGTTCGTACGGAACTGGAGAACATCGAGGGAGATAGTCGACGTGGAGATATCGCTTCGAGAACCGAATAGCGGGCAGCCGTACCCCATAGTGGAGGGAGGCGCACACGGGACCCTGCTGATCGTCAGCCGGTCCTTCGCCGACGTGTACCCGTTCTACAAACTAGCCGGCCAGACGGGTGCCGTAACCCTGAATGCCCTAAGGGATGCCGTCCAAAGGCTCGGCACAGAGCGCACCGTGGACTACAACGAGCCGACCGAAGGCAATGTCGGCCACGTGTGCGCCCTGCTTGCCGACTGGGCCGAGCGCAACCCCGCCGGCGTCTGGGAAGTGACCTAAGTAACCGCCCGGATGCACTCCGGGCCCACACTCCTCTGGTTGTTCACGTAGGTGCTGACCGGCCGGACTTCCATTGCCGCCGCCGGGAGGACTGGAGCAGCCCGAGCGGGCGTTCGGGCTTGGCGCTATCCTGGTATCGTAGTCCTCCGGCCTCAAAAGCACCGGCATGCGGTCGTGAATGAGCGCCATCGTCTCGTTCAGCTCGGTCGCCAAGAGCATTGCAGGTCTCCGGTGCCTCCCCGTTTGGATTGTTCCAGACACTCCGTAGAACTTCGATAGAGCATCAATCGGCGGGCTCATCGTGTATCTTGCGCACACGATCCGATCCTACACCCCTGCAATGCCGATGGTACAGGTTCTTTGCTGGTGCGGAACGGGCGTTTCTCTGGTAACATTGGAATGTCTTGAACGCCCCACGACGCCGGCGGAGATGCAGAGTCGCTCTCTGTCGAGGTCTGGTTCAGCACAACCGACGTACCTCAACGAGGAGGAGATATGGCGATAATGAGCGGTCGAGAGACACAAGCGGTGGTTGCCCCTGTAAGCACGGGTCCCCTGGTCTGGTTGAATGGAGAAGTTTGTCCCCTGGAGAAGGCGGTCACCAAAGTCGGTGACCATGCCCATCTGTATGGTGATGGCCTATTCGAGGGCATTCGCATTTACAGCCGAAACATCTTCAAGCTGGACGAGCACCTGAACCGGCTGTACCAAGGCATCAAGTCCCTGTCCATCGAGGGCATGATGCCAAAGGAGGAACTGCGGAAGATCGTGCTCGACACCTGTGCGCAAGCTGGGATATCGGATGGATACATCCGCCTGAACGTGACTCGCGGAACCGGTCTGGGGCTGGACCCGCGAAACATCAAGCAGGTGCCGAACGTGATGGTGATGATCAGCCACCTTCGGCTGTACACACCCGAGATGTACGAAACGGGCCTGACTGCCATTACCTGCTCCACGCGGGTATTCCCCCCGCAGTGTCTCGACCCGCGGATCAAGACGATCGGGCGCTATGTGGCGAACATACAGGCCAAGATCGAGGCGAACTCCCAGGGCGCTGGCGAGGGGATCATGCTCAACGTGGAGGGAACCGTCGCCGAGGGTACCGGTGACAACCTGTTCGTGGTGCGGGGTAACCGGCTTTCGACGCCCACCGCGAGTTGCGGCATCCTCCGCGGCATCACACGCGACACTGCGCTCTCCATCGGAGCCGAGATGGGGATGGACGTGGTAGAGGAGAGACTGTCTCTGTTCGACGTCTACAACGCGGACGAAGCCTTTCTTACCGGTACCGCAGCCGAGATCATCGGCATGGTGAAGCTGGACGGCAGGACCATCGGGGATGGGCATCCCGGCCCCGTCACCAAGCAAATCACGCAGCGGTTCCGAGAGCTGACCACGACCGTGGGAGAGAAGTTCTAGCCCAAATCCGAAACTGTGCCCTGTACGGGCTACGCTGCCGGTTGCCGCCGATGTGCTCGGCGGCAACCGTTTCTTGACGAGCACCCGTAGGAATGACTGCCTGGCCGGCAAGGTATCCGGAGGGTAGAGGATGATTGCTCACCAATCCGGCCCTCATTTCTGGGCGGCGTGACCAGAGCATCCGCAGGAGCCGCAGCATCTGTCGCCGATTCGGACCGAGGCATGGAATAGGCCTTCAGGGCATCCGTTGGCACCATCGGCCGGCGCGCTCGCCGGTGCCAATCAGGTGAGGCCCACCTACGAGTCTGCGGGGAATGCTTGGCAGGCATCGAGGCATCCAATCTGACTTGCGAAACGTAGCAGAAGTGGGCGATCCTAACCTATTGGATAGGCGATTAGGACAAGATCGCTCGGCACTGGTACAGGGAAGAAGGCCAGGATTCCCGGTAGGTAGCCAGTGGGACGTATGCGAACGGTCCTGGGCGTCGCTTCGTCCTACTTGATGCGGGGACTGGGCACGTCCCCCTGCTGGGTTGGCCTGACGAGGCCAATCAGGTAGATTCGAAGCGGCGAACCAGGGAAGGACAACTCGGGAAATCGCGGACCGGACCTACTCCGACAAAGAGGTTCGGGAAGGGTCCAAGGGGGTACATCATGTGGCAGCGCTTCACTGAGAGAGCGCGCAAAGTAGTTTTCTTTGCACAAGAGGAGGCTCAGCGCTTCGGCGAGGGATACGTTAGTACCGAGCATCTCCTACTTGGTCTTGTTCGAGAGGCGGACAGCGTGGCTGCTCGCGTTCTGGACCGGATGGGCATTAGTCTCAGCAGGCTTCGCACCGAGATCGAGCGCCAGCTTCCGCGAGGCGAGTCTCGGTCCGCTCAGGAGATGCAGCTCACTCCGAGGGCCAAGCGCGTGATCGACCTGGCCTACGACGAGGCACGGCAGCTCAACAACAACTACATCGGCACCGAGCACCTGTTGCTGGGACTGATCCGCGAAGGCGAGGGCCTGGCCGCACGTGTGCTGTCCAAGCTGAACGTGGATTTGGAGAAGACGCGCCGTGAGGTCATGTCGCTTCAGGAGAACGAATCCACCAACGTACCTGCATCCCATTCGCCGCGCAGGCGCAACACGCAGACACTGGACGAGTTCGGTAGGGACTTGACCGAATACGCACGTCAGGGCAAGCTGGACCCCGTGATCGGCCGCCACACCGAGATCGAGCGGGTCATGCAGATCCTTGCCCGCCGCACGAAGAACAATCCCTGCCTCATCGGCGAACCGGGCGTCGGCAAGACAGCTATCGCCGAGGGTCTGGCTCAGCGCATCGTCTCGAACGACGTGCCCGATCAACTCAAGGACCGCCGCATCGTTGCTCTGGACCTGGCCGGGTTGGTAGCAGGCACCAAGTATCGCGGCGAGTTCGAGGAGCGCATGAAGCGCGTGATGGAAGAGGTGCGACGCGCTCAGGGCGAAGTCATCCTGTTCATAGACGAGCTTCACACGCTGGTAGGTGCAGGTGCTGCGGAAGGTGCAATCGATGCCAGCAACATCATGAAACCCGCCCTCGCGCGTGGCGAACTACAGTGCATCGGAGCCACCACCGCAGACGAATACCGCAAGTACATCGAGCGAGACGCCGCGCTCGAGCGGCGCTTCCAGCCCGTGCAGGTGCGCGAACCTTCCTACGAAGAGGCCGTGGACATCCTCAAGGGGCTCCGGGACCGTTACGAGTCGCACCACAAGGTAGACATCCGAGACGACGCAATCGAGGCAGCCGTGGGGCTCTCGAATCGTTACATCACCGACCGCACACTGCCCGACAAGGCGATAGACCTGATTGACGAGGCGGCTTCGCGCGTACGGCTGCAGCTCACCCTGCCGCCGCTCGAACTGCGACAAGAAAAGGGCAGATTGGACGCCCTGCAGCGCGAGATCGAGGCACTCAGTCGCAAGAACGAGTTCGACGAGCGACTTGTCAAGCTCCAGGCCGAGCAGGAAGAGCTGAAGGCGAAGCTCGACGAGCGCATGACCTCGTGGAAGGAGCACATCTCGGAGAACCCGATTGTGGGTGAAGACGAGATCGCGCACATCGTGCAGAGCTGGACCGGAATCCCCGTGTCCCGATTGGTGGAGGCCGAGAGCCAGAAGCTGCTGCGCATGGAAGAGGAACTGCACCGACGCATCATCGGACAGGACGACGCCGTGGGCGCAGTGAGCCGAGCCGTGCGGCGCGCGCGCAGCGGCATGAAGGATGTCAAGCGCCCGATGGGCACTTTCATCTTCCTCGGACCGACTGGTGTCGGCAAGACCGAGATGGCTCGCGCGCTGGCCGAGTACCTGTTCGACAATGAGAACAGCCTTATCCGAATCGACATGTCCGAGTACATGGAGCGATTCGCCGTCAGTAGGCTGGTCGGTGCGCCTCCTGGATACGTGGGCTACGATGAAGGCGGTCAGTTAACCGAGGCAG contains the following coding sequences:
- a CDS encoding acetate--CoA ligase family protein yields the protein MLEALLTPKSVAVIGASRTPGKVGYAIVDNLRKGEFEGPVVPVNPSADEVCGFRCYPDLKSYGEPIELSVVAVPTPAVKAAVEASVQAGAQAIIIITAGFRETGADGAKLEHEIATYCTSRGVRVMGPNCLGLINTHHKLNASFATQMPLTGGISVVSQSGALCTAILDWAAGRLLGLSKLISMGNKADLTETDFLAALADDPDTKVIVLYLESITDGNQFIRVAENVASVKPVVILKVGTTQAGAKAASSHTGSLAGADIAYGAAFRRAGVIRADSFEQLMDYATAFAMQPLPKGNRVAIVTNAGGPGIMAADAAESAGMQVGPLEEAAEALREKLPAAASVGNPIDVLGDADPERYAMAVNAAQDDDAVDAIVTILTPQAMTRAADTARAIAGCVRGEKPVLAVFMGGADVMPGRAELVAHNLPDFTSPERAVDALRAMVDYAAWRRRPPRVLARFPVNRRRVERIITRHNRLHRTQVGEADAKDILRAYDFNVPKGRVAYSVEEAVEVATLIGYPVAMKIHSPDIIHKSDIGGVKLRLNTPDDVRDAYELMMLRIGKRMPDARLDGVYVEEMCKPGREVIIGVTRDPQFGPMLMFGLGGIFVEVMKDVTFHLAPITADEAVQMLMSTRSAALLQGARGQARVDINAIAAALQRISQLVTDFPQIEEMDINPLITGPVGMEPIAADARITLKLGE
- the ilvE gene encoding branched-chain-amino-acid transaminase, encoding MSGRETQAVVAPVSTGPLVWLNGEVCPLEKAVTKVGDHAHLYGDGLFEGIRIYSRNIFKLDEHLNRLYQGIKSLSIEGMMPKEELRKIVLDTCAQAGISDGYIRLNVTRGTGLGLDPRNIKQVPNVMVMISHLRLYTPEMYETGLTAITCSTRVFPPQCLDPRIKTIGRYVANIQAKIEANSQGAGEGIMLNVEGTVAEGTGDNLFVVRGNRLSTPTASCGILRGITRDTALSIGAEMGMDVVEERLSLFDVYNADEAFLTGTAAEIIGMVKLDGRTIGDGHPGPVTKQITQRFRELTTTVGEKF
- a CDS encoding ATP-dependent Clp protease ATP-binding subunit, giving the protein MWQRFTERARKVVFFAQEEAQRFGEGYVSTEHLLLGLVREADSVAARVLDRMGISLSRLRTEIERQLPRGESRSAQEMQLTPRAKRVIDLAYDEARQLNNNYIGTEHLLLGLIREGEGLAARVLSKLNVDLEKTRREVMSLQENESTNVPASHSPRRRNTQTLDEFGRDLTEYARQGKLDPVIGRHTEIERVMQILARRTKNNPCLIGEPGVGKTAIAEGLAQRIVSNDVPDQLKDRRIVALDLAGLVAGTKYRGEFEERMKRVMEEVRRAQGEVILFIDELHTLVGAGAAEGAIDASNIMKPALARGELQCIGATTADEYRKYIERDAALERRFQPVQVREPSYEEAVDILKGLRDRYESHHKVDIRDDAIEAAVGLSNRYITDRTLPDKAIDLIDEAASRVRLQLTLPPLELRQEKGRLDALQREIEALSRKNEFDERLVKLQAEQEELKAKLDERMTSWKEHISENPIVGEDEIAHIVQSWTGIPVSRLVEAESQKLLRMEEELHRRIIGQDDAVGAVSRAVRRARSGMKDVKRPMGTFIFLGPTGVGKTEMARALAEYLFDNENSLIRIDMSEYMERFAVSRLVGAPPGYVGYDEGGQLTEAVRRNPYSVVLLDEIEKAHPEVFNILLQVMEDGRLTDSQGRIVDFRNTVVIMTSNVGVKPIGADAGMGFRDTREDPADPKAYERMKTKMMEEMKKLFRPEFLNRVDEVIVFHALTQEEILQIVDLMLERVNQQAHARNLSFAATDSVKQFLAKEGYDPNMGARPLRRSVQKYVEDPLSEEILLGRFSAGDTILADMDEDGRIFFRKDDRTESGGGPEKKEPVTVE